A portion of the Macaca mulatta isolate MMU2019108-1 chromosome 4, T2T-MMU8v2.0, whole genome shotgun sequence genome contains these proteins:
- the RPS12 gene encoding small ribosomal subunit protein eS12 isoform X1 has protein sequence MRPLSLPPRSRAEAEAWVRSRFRFTRNPPPWPRKGEPRGRVWSWGRGSAEAWACSWRSRTGSNGLPIAAGGVMDVNTALQEVLKTALIHDGLARGIREAAKALDKRQAHLCVLASNCDEPMYVKLVEALCAEHQINLIKVDDNKKLGEWVGLCKIDREGKPRKVVGCSCVVVKDYGKESQAKDVIEEYFKCKK, from the exons ATGAGGCCTCTTTCCCTGCCGCCGCGGAGTCGCGCGGAGGCGGAGGCTTGGG tgcGTTCAAGATTCCGCTTCACCCGTAACCCACCGCCATGGCCGAGGAAGGGTGAGCCCAGGGGCCGGGTTTGGAGTTGGGGTCGGGGTTCGGCTGAGGCGTGGGCCTGCAGCTGGCGGAGCAGGACTGGGTCGAACGGGTTGCC CATTGCTGCTGGAGGTGTAATGGACGTTAATACTGCTTTACAAGAGGTGCTGAAGACCGCCCTCATCCACGATGGCCTAGCACGTGGAATTCGCGAAGCTGCCAAAGCCTTAGACAA GCGCCAGGCCCATCTTTGTGTGCTTGCATCCAACTGTGATGAGCCTATGTATGTCAAGTTGGTGGAGGCCCTTTGTGCTGAACATCAGATCAACCTAATTAAG GTTGATGACAACAAGAAATTAGGAGAATGGGTAGGCCTCTGTAAAATTGACAGAGAGGGGAAACCCCGTAAAGTGGTTGGTTGCAGTTGTGTAGTAGTAAAG gactatGGAAAGGAGTCTCAGGCCAAGGATGTTATCGAAGAGTACTTCAAAtgcaagaaatga
- the RPS12 gene encoding small ribosomal subunit protein eS12, with translation MAEEGIAAGGVMDVNTALQEVLKTALIHDGLARGIREAAKALDKRQAHLCVLASNCDEPMYVKLVEALCAEHQINLIKVDDNKKLGEWVGLCKIDREGKPRKVVGCSCVVVKDYGKESQAKDVIEEYFKCKK, from the exons ATGGCCGAGGAAGG CATTGCTGCTGGAGGTGTAATGGACGTTAATACTGCTTTACAAGAGGTGCTGAAGACCGCCCTCATCCACGATGGCCTAGCACGTGGAATTCGCGAAGCTGCCAAAGCCTTAGACAA GCGCCAGGCCCATCTTTGTGTGCTTGCATCCAACTGTGATGAGCCTATGTATGTCAAGTTGGTGGAGGCCCTTTGTGCTGAACATCAGATCAACCTAATTAAG GTTGATGACAACAAGAAATTAGGAGAATGGGTAGGCCTCTGTAAAATTGACAGAGAGGGGAAACCCCGTAAAGTGGTTGGTTGCAGTTGTGTAGTAGTAAAG gactatGGAAAGGAGTCTCAGGCCAAGGATGTTATCGAAGAGTACTTCAAAtgcaagaaatga